One genomic window of Oncorhynchus clarkii lewisi isolate Uvic-CL-2024 chromosome 5, UVic_Ocla_1.0, whole genome shotgun sequence includes the following:
- the LOC139410127 gene encoding NADH dehydrogenase [ubiquinone] 1 alpha subcomplex subunit 11-like, whose amino-acid sequence MGYWDLQEGKDCVEKTWITTKLGTALGLVGSAYHIVAFQPDSAIQAVQRATNGTVTMAALGAIFGMTTCLAAQARDAPDDPVNYFIGGCASGVFLGARTHSAMTGTTACIGLGTLAMFTKVGKMEGWRLAGPPRM is encoded by the exons ATGGGTTATTGGGATCTGCAAGAGGGtaaggattgtgtcgagaaaaCATGGATCACCACCAAATTAGGCACAGCTCTAG gGTTGGTGGGTTCAGCCTATCACATTGTGGCATTCCAGCCTGATTCTGCAATCCAAGCTGTTCAGAGAGCCACAAATGGCACAGTAACCATGG CTGCCTTGGGGGCCATTTTTGGAATGACCACTTGTCTAGCTGCACAGGCCCGGGATGCTCCTGATGACCCTGTGAACTACTTCATCGGAGGCTGTGCATCAGGAGTCTTTCTTGGAGCTCGTA CTCACAGTGCAATGACAGGCACGACGGCATGTATTGGGCTGGGGACACTGGCCATGTTCACCAAGGTGGGCAAGATGGAGGGCTGGAGATTAGCGGGACCACCGAGGATGTAA
- the LOC139410128 gene encoding vimentin-type intermediate filament-associated coiled-coil protein-like — protein sequence MSSPSPVQIREANAHLAAVHRRVAELEQRLEAAENTVREQAESLIRKDEQLRAATQEITEAKNKEIYYLHEKLCKSEDTIQRFQNMIKEKDAMIGQLQHRCQLLDNICKSRPLLDSMLFHMAEAERLGPVVGMGEPTVKTSLTDGESNCSPNRISNHKDFSLSEDDQELDEIVFGTTV from the exons ATGTCCTCGCCGTCACCGGTACAAATTCGAGAGGCGAACGCACACCTGGCCGCGGTGCACAGGCGGGTAGCAGAACTGGAGCAGCGGCTCGAGGCAGCAGAGAACACCGTGAGGGAGCAAGCAGAGAGTCTCATCAGGAAGGACGAGCAACTGAGGGCTGCTACCCAGGAGATCACCGAGGCCAAGAATAA AGAGATTTACTACCTCCACGAGAAGCTGTGCAAGTCAGAGGACACCATCCAGAGGTTTCAGAACATGATCAAGGAGAAGGATGCTATGATAGGCCAGTTGCAACATCGCTGCCAGCTCCTGGACAACATCTGTAAGAGCAGGCCTTTACTAGACAGTATGCTGTTCCATATGGCTGAGGCAGAAAGACTTGGGCCAGTGGTGGGGATGGGTGAACCCACTGTCAAAACATCCCTCACAGACGGGGAGTCAAACTGCAGTCCCAACCGCATCTCTAACCACAAAGACTTCTCTCTCAGTGAAGATGACCAGGAGCTGGATGAGATAGTGTTTGGAACAACTGTATAG
- the LOC139410129 gene encoding mitochondrial import inner membrane translocase subunit Tim13, with amino-acid sequence MDGFGSDFSSGAGSGKMDTGTIMEQVKVQIAVANAQELLQRMTDKCFKKCIGKPGGTLDNSEQKCIAMCMDRYMDAWNTVSRAYNSRLQRERARI; translated from the exons ATGGACGGATTTGGTTCCGATTTTTCATCAGGTGCTGGGTCCGGTAAAATGGATACCGGCACAATCATGGAGCAAGTAAAGGTACAGATTGCGGTGGCTAATGCGCAAGAGCTCTTGCAG AGAATGACAGACAAATGTTTCAAGAAATGCATAGGCAAACCTGGAGGCACGTTGGACAACTCTGAACAG AAATGCATCGCTATGTGCATGGATCGATATATGGATGCATGGAATACTGTGTCCCGTGCCTACAACtccagactacagagggaaagAGCTCGTATATGA